DNA sequence from the Pedobacter sp. W3I1 genome:
ATAGAGGGTTGTAAAAAAAGAGCCTTTTTTAAAGCTTCTGGTCAGTCCGAGTTCTACCAAATCGATAAATGATGGTTTTAAGTCCGGGTCGCCCTGTTCTAATGTTTCTGAGTGTTCTCTTTCGGGTATAGGGTTAAGCTCATAATTATTGGTACGCTGAATCCTTCTGGAATAGCCAGCCTTTAACTTTAGCCCATCGTTAACATTATAAAGCAGGTTCAGCGAAGGGAAAAGATTGGAAAGGTCTAGCTCATGGGGTGCAGGATCATAAGAAAGATTTAACGTTCTGGTGGCATATTCATAACGCAGTCCACCAGTGTATTCCAGTTTATCCTGCTTGCCCGAATACTGTGAGTAAAGTGAATGGATCTGGTTCTTTGCCTTCGCACTGCCCCTAAACCGGTTGGCGTCTAATTGCGAAGTTGCAGGGGTGACAAAATAATCAAACTGCCCGTCCTGGGTATCATACCTAAACTGATAACCACTTTCCAGTTTCCCCTTGCCAATATTAATGGCGTAATCTAACTTAAACCTATAGCCATTAATTGGATTCTTATAAGGATTAAAAACATACTGAATGGTGTCAGTTGTATTGGGATATCCAAGATTCCGGTTTCTGGTATTGCCATAAAGATTGGCATTTTCATACAGCACTGATGCACTCAGTGAAGATTTATCTGCAAAAGTGTGCACATAATCCAGATTACCCAGCGTAAATGTACCTTCCTTTGTTTGCAGATTAGAATTGTAATAAGTGGTTGACCTGATTGGCAATCCTGTTGAAAGATCTGATGTGCTATTGGTGTAAACCAGATCTGCCAATCGTGCCTGATAACGCTTTCCACTAAAAAAACCAACAGAAAAGGAGTTGTTTTTATCTGGGGCATAAACTGCAGATAATCTGCCTGCGTAATTATATTTATCAAAACTACGTTCTCCGTTCGAAGGAAAACGTGTAATGGTGTTATTGGTAAAATTCTTGGTGTACACATCCCCTTCACGATAGCCTGCATTATCATTTCTAAGGTAATTCCCACCTACAGAGATATCCCATTTGTCCTTTCTGAAGTTCAGCGTAACATCGCCCCCAAAGCGCTTAGGCTTTTCCTTATTATTATAATCGGTTGTACTTGGAAGTCCGGCCTGTGCATTGGCCGTCAATGTAAATCCGTCGTTAGCACCTTTTTTGGTAACGATATTGATAATACCTGCCTTTCCATCAGGATCATATTTTGCAGAGGGCGAGGTAATCAGTTCTATATTTTCCAGGCTGTTGGCAGGCAACTGACTTAAAACTGTCTGTGCATCGGTAAGCACCGGCTTGCCATTCACAAGTACCAGAAATCCGGTTGATCCCCTAACGCTGATCTGCCCTTCTCCGTTAACAGAAACAGAAGGCAGGTTCTTCAATACATCAACTGCGGTTCCACCTTTTGCACTTTCAAACTGGTCTGCGCGGTAAGATTGTTTATCGATCTTATTGGAAGCATTAACCTTCCCACTATTAATGTTCACCTGGTTTAACAACTCGCTGGTTGGCATGAGCGTAACCGAACCCAGGTTAACCATTCTTGTATCATTAATATTTACGGGAATAAACCTGTTCTTGTAGCCGATGTAGGCTATTTTCAATACATATTGGCCAACTTGAAGCTTGCTGATCTCGAATGATCCGTTTGGCCGGGTTAATACACCTCCAACCACTGTCGAATCCGCTTTTTTTAAGAGCGCCATACTGGCATATTCGAGCGGCTGTTTGGTCTGTTCATCGACAAGAACACCTTTAAGGGTAACATTTTGAGCCTTAACGCCCAGGCTTAAAAAAACAAGCAAAAGAAGTATGATGAATCTGGAGAGTTGCATGAAGGTATACTAAAAATGATTAATGATCTGCTATTATAAAATGGATATTAAGTTTCGCAAAGAAGCAGGTAAAATTCCTTTTCTCACGGTACATTTGAAAATACTATGGTATTAAATAAGACTTGCACGATAATTTTGGGGCGTGAAACCGGTAAAACGCTTAAAATACTTCACGAAATGCGATGTGTCATTGAAACTGAGGTCGAAGCTTATTTCTGCTACCGTATTATCCGTATAGATGAGCAAGCGTTTAGCTTCATTGATGATGAATTCTGAAAGTACCACCGAAGCAGAGATATTCATTTCTTTCTTACATGCCAGATTGAGGTTCTGTGGAGAGGTATTCAATTTACCAGCATAATGGGCAACACTGTTTTTTAACTGTTTTTCCTGACTCAAAATTTCCCGAAACTGATAACACAGGCCATTGCCACCTTGTTTTCTGCCTGCCGGCAATAGTTCCCCTCCCGACTGGATCTTGGCTAACAAAGCCTTTAATAATCCTTCTACCACTGTATTAGATAAATCACCTGCTACATCAATCTCATCTACAAGCAATTGAAAGATCTTATTAACGGATGCTGCATTTTTCAATTGTAATACGGCATTCCGGCTTAATTGCAGCAATAGCCTGCTAATCTCCCTGTCGATACTCTGATCAATAAAACCCTTTTTAATGATGGCAACAAAGCCCTCCGGTTCGGATGTAAGCTCCCAGTAATGCATTTGTTCCTTCCTTACGAAAAAAACGCTATTGGGAAAGATTTCAAAAGCCTGTGAATCTATATAATGATAACCGGTTCCACTGGATAGATAGATAATTTCGAAATAGCTATTGTGCTTATGCGGTGCGGTGGTGCGTACCCCTTTTCTAAAAGGCGACACCTTAAGCATCTTATTTTCCTGAATCTTGTTTTTAACCGTAATCGGTACGCTCATGTGCTAAATTTAGACTTTCTAACTGCATAATTAAGGAAATAAATCACCCATTTAATTATATTATTTGATTTTTTCCAACAAATATAACTCCCTTTTGACTCTTCCAAAACTATCTTTTTCAGCAGTTTAATACATGCAAACAATTTATGTTTTTTACTAGAAACCTCAGTTCGATTATAATCTGCCCTTTAAGGAATAATCTTTAGACATTTGCACTTTATCGTCACCCTGAATTTATTTCAGGGTCTTAATGTGCAGAAAGATGCTGAAATAAATTCAGCATGACGATCGAGTTAGTCTAAGGTGCTAAAAAACAACTGTTTCGCTCAAGTATTAATCAAACTTAAGTTAGAAGTATTTTCAGAATTATACTATCCGTTAAGAACATTTTTGTCATACAATTGCGGTTGTTCCTTTACCTAATACAGATTGGGAGAGGAAACAGGCAACATCCATGGTCATCATGCCCCCGATTGGCTCAACCTCCGACCTCGGCCATTTTAAAAGTTTACCATTTAAAATTTTAATTGATCAAAACTATTGGCTTGCTCACCTTGTTTATTGGATATCAACCTTTAAAAAACATTAATTATGGCAAATACAAAAGCAGCTGCCAAAGGCGCAGCAAAAACCGGAAAAATTGAGGACACTGAATTTCATGAATTCTTTGTCGATGAGTTAAAGGATATCTATTGGGCAGAAAAACACCTGGCTAAGGCATTACCGAAACTTCAAAAGGCATCAACAAGCCCTGAACTGGCAGCAGCCTTTGAAAAACATGCTGTAGAGACAGAGGGACACATTGCTACTCTGGAGGAAGTATTTGAATTATTGGAAGAAAAACCTGTAGCAAAAAAATGTGATGCGATGGCGGGGCTTCTGGAAGAAGCGAACGGGATTATTTCGGACACAGATAAGGGAACTATGATCCGCGATGCCGGGCTCATTTTGGCCGCACAGAAGGTGGAACACTATGAAATTGCCACTTATGGAACCTTACGGGTATTTGCCCAAAATATTGGCCGTGATGATGTTGTTGAACTTTTAACCCAGACACTGGAAAATGAAAAAGCAACGGATGTCGCGCTGACCGAAATTGCAGTCGGGGCAGTAAACGCACAAGCGGTTTCTGAATAACAGAACAGAGCTGGCCTGAACCAATTTACAGGCCGGCTTTCTTTAAAAAAAACATCAAAAATAACCTTTTAGTGCCATGACACTGATCTATTGACCAAGATTTTCTTTTAAAATCATCCATACACCTTCACTTAAGCTCTGGTCTTTAAAAAACTCAAGCTGTTGCTCCAGCCATTATTTTTGTTTTTCACATCGTAACGACCTACAAACTAAACGATCGGATTGATATAATAAAAACATTCTCCTTAAATCTTTGAAAGGGTATCTCCTTGGGCCATTAATGCATTGTAACGGTTTAGGGGCGCTTCTGACGCATCTTATCTACGCTCAAATAACTACAATACAATCATGAAACTGAAAAAATTTCAGCGCTGGCACTGAAAAAATTTCATTTTTTATGAAATTTTTTCAGTGAGAACCGTTCTTCAGCGCGCTATAAATGCCTTGGCACAGCGCTTGATATTCTTGAAATGTAACCTTTAAAAGAAGGTTAAAGCGTTAAATTAATTGATTTTATAGTCCAATTATTATTAAAACATTAAAAGGAGAAAAAACTATGACATTGGTTAAATTCAATCCAGAAAAAAAGAACAGTTCATTATTGCCAGGCTTTAATGACATCTTCGAATCAGTATTAGGTGATACCTTTTTTACCGACCGTCGTTTAAGCAGCGTACCTGCTGTCAACATTTCTGAGTCAAATGAAGAGTACCACATCGAACTTGCGGCACCTGGATTAAAGAAAGAAGATTTCAAGGTATCCGTAGAAAGGGATATGCTGACAATTTCTACCGAGCAGCGTATAGAAAACAATAGTGAAGGCAAAATCTATAACAGAAGAGAGTATAGCTACGCTGCATTTACCAGATCATTCACCCTTCCAGAGAGTGCCGACCCTGAGCGCATCCAGGCCGCTTATACAGATGGTATACTCAAACTCAACATTCCAAAAAAGGAAGAAGCAAAAGCGATCTCCAGACAGATCGAAATACAGTAATCTCCCAAGTGCCGCTAAATGCGGCACTTTTTATTAATAGTGCATTGAATTCCCTTTAGTAAAAATACAACAGTTTAGCTATGGAAACCCGTTTTACCATTAATATCAGCCTTCAGGGTCCAGGTGGAAAAATTACCTATGGCAAATTTTCTCTTGGTCGGGACAAAAAGGAAGCAAGCGAAATTTTTTCACATTTAAAAGGTAGTGCTGAAAATACTTCCGGACGTTCATTAAAAATAGAATTTATAGAAGAAATTATGGGACTGCCTATTCCTATCGGCACAATAAACTGCTGTCTGGATGAGCTAAAAGAAAATATCGCCATTATTTCCAGGGAAATATTCCGCATTGCCCATCTGGAGAACGGAAATATCGATTATTAATATTGAACTTGCTTGGTTATCATGTCCACAAAATCAGAAGTTCGTTCACTATGGTATCACAATGAATTACCAGAGCCAGCTATTGGCCCGATTAACATCCTTCAAACAGCCTCGCCCCACCTTATCAGTAATCCACAATGCTGATCTCCATTTAAAGTGATGTAAATCACAATAATCAGCTCCGGTTTTGATTGTGATTTACATCACCCGCATTTCTTTTTTATTAGGCCCACCTTTGAACTGTCAACTAACCGATACACCATCGAAATTATTGTAGATCGAGTGTTAGGTAAATCAAAATGACATAAGCATTCAATATTAGAACCATAAAAGAAATGATCATGGAAAAAGAACTTATTGTAAAATGGAAAATTAAGGAGAGCGAAACGCCAAGAATTTTGACGCTGCTGGCAGAACTGGTTGAAAAGACCAGAAATGAAACAGGCAATATCTCCTATCACATCTATCAATCGGTAGAGAATGCCAACGAGCTTATTTTACATGAGCGCTATGTAGATGCTGATGCCGTGGAGATACACAAAGCTTCTGATCATTATCAACAAACGGTACTTGAACAGATCATTCCACATTTAGAAATCCGCGAAGTTAACATCTTAAAAAAACTTTTTTAATCAGCATATCATGTCAAAAAAAATATTAATTATCGTTTCCAATGCTAAAGTAATTGGACCAAAAAACAGAAAAACAGGTGTATTTCTTGATGAAGTAGCCCACCCTTATGTAGCATTTGATGATGCAGGTTATCTGATCGACTTTGCAAGTATTACCGGAGAGGTGCCAAACCTTGATAATATGGAGGCAAAAAACGAAACATCCAATGCCCGGTTCCTTGAGGAAGGCGGATGGGAAAAAATGCAGCATAACAGCAAGCTTTCGGAGGTAGATGCAACGATTTATGATGCCATTTTTGTTCCAGGAGGTTTAGCGCCTATGGTTGATATGCCTGAAAATGAACTGTTAAAAAAGGTAATTGCCGAGACCTACGAAAGAAAAGCAGTGGTTGGTGCCGTATGCCATGGCCCGGTATCGCTACTGAATGTAAAACTTAGCGATGGAACTTTCTTGCTAAAGGACAAAAATATCACCTCTTTTACCAACGAAGAAGAAAATAACTATGCAAAGGATGATGTTCCGTTCTTGCTTGAAAGCGCACTTACTGAGCAAGGAGGCAAATTTCATGCAGCAGCGCCATGGTCAGACCATAGCATTGCTGATGGAAACCTGGTAACCGGTCAAAATCCTGCATCTGCACGTGGTACCGCCCAAAAAGTAATCGCATTATTGGAAGCATAATATCCATAAATATCAAAAAAAAGGCTGTATCACAAGTTGAACTGATACAGCCTTTAATTCCCAAAAAATCTTCCATCATGAACATTACATCAGCGCAGTCAGACCGCATTATTGCAGCAGCAAAGGCAAAAGCAATAGAAATTGCAATTCCAATGAGCATTGCCATTGTAGATGAAGGCGCTAACCTAAAGGCCTTTTACCGGATGGATGATGCCATGCTGGGTTCTACTGATATTGCCATAAAGAAGGCAAAAACCTCACGCCTTTTTAACATCAACTCTGGCGAAATTGGAAAACAGTCGCAACCCGGAGGTGACCTGTACAGCATTGAACATTCAAACGATGGTTTGATCACTTTCGTAGGAGGCATACTTTTAAAAAACCACCAGGGCGAAACTGTTGGGGCAATTGGTGTATCTGGCGGCTCCCTTAAACAAGATGAGGAAGTTGCAGCAGCAGGTGCTGCAGCCTTATAAAATTGTCATCCGATCAAACCGTTCAGGATTTTTAATTTTTAATTAATACAATCACCATTTAAAACCAAATCACAAATCATGAAAACAATAAAATTTTATGCGCTGTCACTATTAGCCTTAGTGCTTAACACAGGCATCTATGCACAAAATCCGGATACCGAAAAACCAACCATAATTTTTGTACACGGTATATGGGCCGATGGTTCCAGCTTCTCTTATCAAATTAGTGCCTTACAGGCAAAAGGATATCAGGTAATTTCTGTACAAAACCCAATAACCTCTTTAGCTGACGACGTTGCCGCTACCCAAAGAGCAATTAACCAGGTTAAAGGTAAAGTGATATTGGTTGGCCACTCCTGGGGAGGTTTTGTGATTACCCAGGCCGGTAACGATCCTAAAGTTGTAGGCATGGTTTACCTGGCTGCTTATGGACCAGATTTAGGCGAATCGCTTTTAGCCGTATCTGCAAATGGCCCAAAAACTGAACTTACCAAATACCTAACGCCAACAAACGGTTTTGTTTATATCTCTGAGGAGGGCGTGAAATCGGTATTCGCTAACGACCTGAACCAGAAACAACAGGCATTGGTTTATGCTACACAAACCCCAGCCTTCCATACCGTATTTGAAGATAAAAGCGCTGCACCTGCATGGAAAAATAAACCAAGCTGGTATGTGGTAGCCACAAACGATAAAACGATATCGCCAGATCTGGAACGTTTTATGGCAAAAAGAATGAAAGCCAAAACCATTGAGATTGCATCAGGCCACGTGATCATGATTTCGAATGCCAAAGAAGTATTAAAAGTAATTGAAGAAGCAGCAAACGCGAAATAAATTATCCAAATTTCAGGGACAAAGCAGTGCTTTGTCCCTGTTGTTTGCCACCGTTTCGTTTTATTTATGGCAAATAAAATTGCATTTCTCTGCCAGAAGATTACAAATGCTGAAATTAAGATATTAGGGAATAAGGATGACACACATCACAGCTAAACCTTAGTACAAACGGCTCAATGTTTCGCGAGAAACGCCCAGATAGGCCGCAATGAGCTGTTTGGGGACTATATTATATAGATGAGGATACATGGCCAGCAATTCTTCATAGCGGGTTTTAGCATCGTTGTTCATAAATGATAGTAACCTTTTCTGAGAAGCTACATATCCCCTATTAGAACGCCAGCGGAAAAAGTATTCCAATGGATAAATTTCCCTGCACAGCCTTTCCCTATCCTCACTTGACAGGCACAGCACTTCTGCATCGGTAACACAATCAAGATTGATGGTTGCCACATCTCCATTATATAACGAATTAAAATCTGATGCCCACCAGGTGGGCATTGCAAACTGAAGGATGAACATTTTCTGATCGTCGTTGATATAAAAAGTCTTCAGGCATCCTTCCAGCACAAAATACTCACATTCTACGCGATCGCCTACACTGATTATGGCCTGGCCTTTTTTAAATGAAAGCGGTTTAAAATGCGAGTAAAAATAATCGAACTCCGCATCTGTAAGGGTAATGGTTTTAGCGAGGTGTTGTTTTAAGATATCCTGTGGAGACATATAATACTTAAGCATTAGGGTTTAACAAAGGTATGGAATCTGTAAGATCATCACAACATCGATTCATTTGTCAATAAATTTAAGGGTGGTGTGCCTACGATTTCAAGTAACCATCCGCCAGGTAATGGTCAAGCTGTGGAGTTGTTCAACAGCGTCCGATTTATGATATCCAGGGAGGCAGGCCACATAAATTTATGCCGGAAATTGTTCCATCGTTTTAAAAAGTGGTTCATCCCTTTTTTGCCCGTCTTCAATTGCCCAGTTTGCCATCGCGTATAACACTGGCCGCAAAGCCTGCCCTGCATCCGTCAGGCTATAAGTAACATGTGGCGGTACTACAGGCAACGCTACTCTTGAGATGAGTCTGTCTGCTTCAAGTTGCCTCAAATGTTGTGCAAGCATCTTCTCCGTAATATGGGGCATTGCCTTTTTCAACTCTCCATACCGTTTCGATCCGGACATAAGGTGGAAGATGATGATGGGCTTCCAATAACTACCAATTTTTTCCATAACATAGGTTACGGGGCATAATTTAAAGACCGTTTGCTTATTTAATTGTATGGTGGATGTCTCTTTAACTTCGTTCATTTTACACTTACTTTTAGGTGCGTACTTGCAGAAATGTTTGTTCAAATATACCTTTGTTTCAACTAAAATATCACAAAATGAAAAAAATTCTTGTATTTGGTGGGTCTGGTGGAACTGGAAAACATTTTATTGAACAGGCGCTAAACGCTGGATGTACGGTAACAGCTATCATTAGAAATCCCTATGATTTTACAATGGTACATCAAAATTTAAAGGTTATTAAAGGAGATGTTTTAATACCAAAAACCTATGAGAAAGAGTTTGATGAGCATGAAGCAGTAGTTTCTTGCCTGGGAATTCCTAAAATCCAGCAAACCACCTTGTACTCGTCAGGTATCCGCAATATTGTGAACATGATGGAGAAGTCGAACTCTAAACGCCTAATCTGTATTTCCTCAGGCGCATTAGACATCCCGCCTAACAGCTCGTTTATCATGACTTTTCTATTGCGGAATGTTTTACAAAAGCTCTATAAGCCAATATATAGTGATATGCGTATGATGGAAGGAATAATAAAGATGTCTGGGTTAGATTGGACAATCGTTCGCGCACCAAAACTAACAAACGGCAAAGCAACAGGACAATATAGAAATATAACTGGTCTGCCGCTAGGTGGTATTCCGAAGATCTCGCGCGCTGATTTAGCAGCTTTTATATTTACACATATCATAGACAGGGGGACATTTAAAAGTACAGTTGATGTCGCCTATTAAACCAGCAGAAAATGAAAGGTTACCCACCGCGATCTGAACAGGTAATTTGAGGAAGATTAAATTGATTAAATCACCTTTGATAGCTAAATTTGTTTAACAGCGACCGGAAAGTTGTAATCGAATAAACGGGATATGAAATAATATCCCATCAAACTTTTAACTCATTTGCGATTATTATCGAGAGAAGATTTAAGCCCAAATTTAGGGAAGACCTCCAGGTTATCCGCTGATAGCGGCCAATTCCTGTTCGCAGGTGGCCTGTTGCTTACTTGAGTTTTCCATGCTGATGTGAGATAGTTAACAAAAAGTAACTGTTAATCAATTGTAACCGATGATAAAAATAATAAATTGCATTTTAATTTTGTTTATTATTTAAAAAATCCGGGATGAAAAAAATAGATTATTATGTACTCGACGTATTTACAGACCAAAAATTTAAAGGCAACCAATTGTCGGTGGTTTGTACGGATGGAGAACTGAAATTGGAGCAATATTATGATATCGCCCGTGAATTTGGTTATTCAGAGACGTCATTTATAAACTTTTCAGCCGGAACTAAAGCCCTAAATGTACGTTCATTCACGCCGGCAAGATTTGAAATAACCGGGGCTGGCCATAACCTGTTAGGTGCAGTATGCCTGGCGCTACTGAAAAAATGGGACATCTTTAGTGAACAAAAAGGAAACA
Encoded proteins:
- a CDS encoding TonB-dependent receptor domain-containing protein is translated as MQLSRFIILLLLVFLSLGVKAQNVTLKGVLVDEQTKQPLEYASMALLKKADSTVVGGVLTRPNGSFEISKLQVGQYVLKIAYIGYKNRFIPVNINDTRMVNLGSVTLMPTSELLNQVNINSGKVNASNKIDKQSYRADQFESAKGGTAVDVLKNLPSVSVNGEGQISVRGSTGFLVLVNGKPVLTDAQTVLSQLPANSLENIELITSPSAKYDPDGKAGIINIVTKKGANDGFTLTANAQAGLPSTTDYNNKEKPKRFGGDVTLNFRKDKWDISVGGNYLRNDNAGYREGDVYTKNFTNNTITRFPSNGERSFDKYNYAGRLSAVYAPDKNNSFSVGFFSGKRYQARLADLVYTNSTSDLSTGLPIRSTTYYNSNLQTKEGTFTLGNLDYVHTFADKSSLSASVLYENANLYGNTRNRNLGYPNTTDTIQYVFNPYKNPINGYRFKLDYAINIGKGKLESGYQFRYDTQDGQFDYFVTPATSQLDANRFRGSAKAKNQIHSLYSQYSGKQDKLEYTGGLRYEYATRTLNLSYDPAPHELDLSNLFPSLNLLYNVNDGLKLKAGYSRRIQRTNNYELNPIPEREHSETLEQGDPDLKPSFIDLVELGLTRSFKKGSFFTTLYYQNIKNPIQRVNSVYADTILNRVFTNAEKAQSFGLELGTNLQPIKWWSLYLGGNVYNYKVSGNLNVLGSSSVVNNANWVYSINANTSFKLNKTWTVQGNVNYLSKRPTAQGEDSKFLVPNTAVKKTFMDGRFSATLQWQNMDLGMNQSNRQRITTFGKDFYTTTNYIYETDVFLLNFSFNLNKLTGKSKLPTSEFGDKEF
- a CDS encoding helix-turn-helix domain-containing protein, whose amino-acid sequence is MSVPITVKNKIQENKMLKVSPFRKGVRTTAPHKHNSYFEIIYLSSGTGYHYIDSQAFEIFPNSVFFVRKEQMHYWELTSEPEGFVAIIKKGFIDQSIDREISRLLLQLSRNAVLQLKNAASVNKIFQLLVDEIDVAGDLSNTVVEGLLKALLAKIQSGGELLPAGRKQGGNGLCYQFREILSQEKQLKNSVAHYAGKLNTSPQNLNLACKKEMNISASVVLSEFIINEAKRLLIYTDNTVAEISFDLSFNDTSHFVKYFKRFTGFTPQNYRASLI
- a CDS encoding ferritin-like domain-containing protein, with protein sequence MANTKAAAKGAAKTGKIEDTEFHEFFVDELKDIYWAEKHLAKALPKLQKASTSPELAAAFEKHAVETEGHIATLEEVFELLEEKPVAKKCDAMAGLLEEANGIISDTDKGTMIRDAGLILAAQKVEHYEIATYGTLRVFAQNIGRDDVVELLTQTLENEKATDVALTEIAVGAVNAQAVSE
- a CDS encoding Hsp20/alpha crystallin family protein, translated to MTLVKFNPEKKNSSLLPGFNDIFESVLGDTFFTDRRLSSVPAVNISESNEEYHIELAAPGLKKEDFKVSVERDMLTISTEQRIENNSEGKIYNRREYSYAAFTRSFTLPESADPERIQAAYTDGILKLNIPKKEEAKAISRQIEIQ
- a CDS encoding putative quinol monooxygenase gives rise to the protein MEKELIVKWKIKESETPRILTLLAELVEKTRNETGNISYHIYQSVENANELILHERYVDADAVEIHKASDHYQQTVLEQIIPHLEIREVNILKKLF
- a CDS encoding type 1 glutamine amidotransferase domain-containing protein; translated protein: MSKKILIIVSNAKVIGPKNRKTGVFLDEVAHPYVAFDDAGYLIDFASITGEVPNLDNMEAKNETSNARFLEEGGWEKMQHNSKLSEVDATIYDAIFVPGGLAPMVDMPENELLKKVIAETYERKAVVGAVCHGPVSLLNVKLSDGTFLLKDKNITSFTNEEENNYAKDDVPFLLESALTEQGGKFHAAAPWSDHSIADGNLVTGQNPASARGTAQKVIALLEA
- a CDS encoding heme-binding protein, with amino-acid sequence MNITSAQSDRIIAAAKAKAIEIAIPMSIAIVDEGANLKAFYRMDDAMLGSTDIAIKKAKTSRLFNINSGEIGKQSQPGGDLYSIEHSNDGLITFVGGILLKNHQGETVGAIGVSGGSLKQDEEVAAAGAAAL
- a CDS encoding alpha/beta hydrolase; this encodes MKTIKFYALSLLALVLNTGIYAQNPDTEKPTIIFVHGIWADGSSFSYQISALQAKGYQVISVQNPITSLADDVAATQRAINQVKGKVILVGHSWGGFVITQAGNDPKVVGMVYLAAYGPDLGESLLAVSANGPKTELTKYLTPTNGFVYISEEGVKSVFANDLNQKQQALVYATQTPAFHTVFEDKSAAPAWKNKPSWYVVATNDKTISPDLERFMAKRMKAKTIEIASGHVIMISNAKEVLKVIEEAANAK
- a CDS encoding Crp/Fnr family transcriptional regulator, with the protein product MLKYYMSPQDILKQHLAKTITLTDAEFDYFYSHFKPLSFKKGQAIISVGDRVECEYFVLEGCLKTFYINDDQKMFILQFAMPTWWASDFNSLYNGDVATINLDCVTDAEVLCLSSEDRERLCREIYPLEYFFRWRSNRGYVASQKRLLSFMNNDAKTRYEELLAMYPHLYNIVPKQLIAAYLGVSRETLSRLY
- a CDS encoding helix-turn-helix domain-containing protein produces the protein MNEVKETSTIQLNKQTVFKLCPVTYVMEKIGSYWKPIIIFHLMSGSKRYGELKKAMPHITEKMLAQHLRQLEADRLISRVALPVVPPHVTYSLTDAGQALRPVLYAMANWAIEDGQKRDEPLFKTMEQFPA
- a CDS encoding NAD(P)-dependent oxidoreductase gives rise to the protein MKKILVFGGSGGTGKHFIEQALNAGCTVTAIIRNPYDFTMVHQNLKVIKGDVLIPKTYEKEFDEHEAVVSCLGIPKIQQTTLYSSGIRNIVNMMEKSNSKRLICISSGALDIPPNSSFIMTFLLRNVLQKLYKPIYSDMRMMEGIIKMSGLDWTIVRAPKLTNGKATGQYRNITGLPLGGIPKISRADLAAFIFTHIIDRGTFKSTVDVAY